From a region of the Xyrauchen texanus isolate HMW12.3.18 chromosome 47, RBS_HiC_50CHRs, whole genome shotgun sequence genome:
- the LOC127638715 gene encoding potassium voltage-gated channel subfamily A member 1-like, which produces MTVVVAGDNMDETSSTLQGHQQGLQYSPECCERMVINISGLRFETQLKTLAQFPDTLLGNPKKRMRYFDPLRNEYFFDRNRPSFDAILYYYQSGGRLRRPVNVPLDMFSEEIKFYELGEEAMEKFREDEGFIREEERPLPENEFQRQVWLLFEHPESSGPARGIAIVSVMVILISIVIFCLETLPELKEDMQGRIQMIGNSTFYYKPNILTDPFFIVETLCIIWFSFELIVRFFACPSKPAFFKNMMNTIDIVSIIPYFITLGTEMAEDPEVGKETKGGGEQATSLAILRVIRLVRVFRIFKLSRHSKGLQILGQTLKASMRELGLLIFFLFIGVILFSSAVYFAEAEEKESFFTSIPDAFWWAVVSMTTVGYGDMYPVTIGGKIVGSLCAIAGVLTIALPVPVIVSNFNYFYHRETEGEEQAQLLTVSNPNISSDTKSSRRSSSVVSKSEYMEIDDDLKNSIDNFREANLQTGNCTVANQNCVNKGKLLTDV; this is translated from the coding sequence ATGACTGTGGTGGTTGCTGGAGATAACATGGACGAGACCTCCTCCACGTTGCAGGGGCATCAGCAGGGTTTGCAGTATTCCCCCGAGTGCTGTGAGCGGATGGTAATCAACATCTCTGGGCTTCGCTTCGAGACACAACTCAAGACACTCGCCCAGTTCCCAGACACTCTGCTGGGCAACCCCAAGAAAAGGATGCGCTACTTTGACCCTTTAAGGAACGAGTACTTCTTCGACAGAAACCGTCCAAGTTTTGACGCAATCCTCTACTATTATCAATCGGGTGGAAGGTTAAGGAGACCCGTCAATGTTCCCTTGGATATGTTCTCAGAGGAAATTAAGTTTTACGAGCTTGGAGAAGAGGCTATGGAGAAATTCCGTGAGGACGAGGGCTTTATTCGTGAGGAAGAGCGCCCCTTGCCGGAGAATGAGTTTCAGCGACAAGTTTGGCtgctgtttgagcatcccgagaGTTCAGGCCCTGCCAGAGGGATAGCAATAGTGTCTGTCATGGTTATCCTCATTTCTATTGTTATATTTTGTTTGGAGACTCTACCGGAGCTGAAAGAAGATATGCAAGGACGGATCCAAATGATAGGCAACAGCACGTTTTACTACAAACCAAATATTCTTACCGATCCATTCTTTATCGTGGAGACACTGTGCatcatttggttttcttttgaGTTGATTGTTCGTTTTTTTGCTTGTCCAAGCAAACCTGCTTTCTTTAAAAACATGATGAACACGATCGACATTGTGTCCATTATTCCATATTTCATAACGCTTGGAACCGAGATGGCAGAGGATCCTGAAGTTGGAAAGGAGACAAAAGGTGGAGGGGAGCAGGCCACGTCTTTGGCCATCCTCAGGGTTATCCGCCTGGTCAGGGTGTTTCGGATATTCAAGCTCTCAAGACACTCCAAGGGGCTTCAGATCTTGGGGCAGACATTGAAAGCCAGTATGCGAGAGCTCGGCctcttgattttctttcttttcatcgGTGTCATCTTGTTTTCCAGTGCAGTCTATTTTGCTGAGGCAGAGGAGAAGGAGTCTTTCTTCACAAGTATCCCAGACGCATTCTGGTGGGCAGTGGTTTCAATGACAACTGTGGGGTATGGAGACATGTACCCCGTTACCATTGGAGGCAAAATAGTTGGTTCTCTATGTGCCATTGCTGGAGTGTTGACGATCGCACTACCAGTGCCTGTGATTGTTTCCAACTTTAACTATTTCTATCACAGAGAAACTGAAGGTGAAGAACAAGCTCAACTCCTTACTGTGAGCAATCCAAACATCTCATCTGACACCAAATCGAGTCGGCGCAGTTCCTCGGTTGTCAGCAAGTCAGAGTACATGGAGATAGACGATGACCTTAAAAATAGCATTGATAACTTTAGAGAGGCGAACCTGCAAACTGGGAACTGTACAGTTGCAAATCAGAACTGTGTAAACAAAGGGAAGCTTCTcacagatgtatag